A portion of the Spirochaetota bacterium genome contains these proteins:
- a CDS encoding ParA family protein — translation MKIIAISNNKGGVGKTTSTVNIAAALQILGKKVLVIDMDHQAQSTYHLGVQSNKLKRSIFDVLKGELPFRDIMIDRSGMHLLPSSPDLKGLEFLPIPAKEFLLRDALADLGDYDYTLIDCPPSLGVLTLNALTYAHEIYVPLQVQFLPFHGMYNLFEAAEMVKKRLNKSIEITGIIATMYNANKTINREVVEETKKRLPGKLFETLIRENVSLQEAPSWGKTIFEYKPDSSGASDYMDLTKEILVRSA, via the coding sequence ATGAAAATCATCGCTATTTCAAATAACAAGGGAGGCGTCGGCAAGACGACCAGCACCGTCAACATCGCAGCCGCGCTTCAGATTCTCGGGAAAAAAGTCCTGGTGATCGACATGGACCATCAGGCCCAGTCCACCTACCACCTCGGCGTGCAGTCGAACAAGCTCAAGCGGTCCATTTTCGATGTCCTTAAGGGGGAGCTTCCATTCCGCGACATCATGATCGACAGAAGCGGCATGCATCTTTTGCCCTCCAGTCCCGATTTAAAGGGGCTTGAGTTCCTGCCGATACCCGCCAAGGAGTTCCTTCTGCGCGACGCCCTGGCGGACCTGGGCGATTATGATTATACGCTCATCGACTGTCCGCCGTCACTTGGCGTGCTTACGCTCAACGCGCTGACCTACGCGCACGAGATTTATGTGCCGCTTCAGGTGCAATTCCTCCCCTTCCACGGCATGTACAACCTGTTCGAGGCGGCCGAGATGGTGAAGAAGCGCCTCAATAAATCGATTGAGATAACCGGGATCATCGCGACGATGTACAACGCCAATAAAACGATCAATCGCGAGGTGGTCGAGGAAACCAAAAAGCGCCTGCCGGGCAAGCTCTTCGAAACGCTCATACGCGAAAACGTCTCGCTGCAGGAGGCGCCGAGCTGGGGAAAGACGATATTCGAGTACAAGCCCGATTCGAGCGGGGCGAGCGATTACATGGATTTGACGAAGGAGATTCTGGTCCGCAGCGCCTGA